Proteins encoded together in one Bacillota bacterium window:
- a CDS encoding CAP domain-containing protein, with product MPLALLVALLMVCGCAIQNNDPDPLWEKARAVRGTESQPELQPVKEPPEKTAQGKPAGKAEAQKPPGGAGGNQSQEYQREAAAKKAEAPQDNATDFSLEFKSRFRQEMLGYINEARKEAGVKALEYCLEADVVAEARAADMVKRRYFSHTPPEGPNFRGLLTDAGLLGKHFTGSGENILQTGSTDYARLCKQCHDHFMNSPGHRENVLDPRYSDMSIGVAKGHLDDPGSGATVVQIFLIRAAAQ from the coding sequence TGCGCGATACAAAACAACGATCCGGACCCGCTATGGGAGAAGGCGAGAGCAGTTCGTGGAACTGAGTCGCAACCGGAGCTCCAGCCTGTCAAGGAGCCACCCGAGAAGACTGCTCAAGGGAAACCTGCCGGAAAGGCCGAAGCCCAGAAGCCACCCGGCGGTGCCGGCGGGAACCAGTCCCAGGAGTACCAACGGGAAGCGGCAGCAAAGAAGGCGGAGGCTCCCCAGGATAATGCCACCGATTTCAGCCTCGAGTTCAAGAGCCGATTCCGGCAGGAAATGCTCGGCTACATCAACGAGGCCCGAAAGGAAGCGGGGGTGAAGGCGCTTGAATACTGCCTTGAGGCCGATGTGGTGGCAGAGGCCAGGGCAGCCGATATGGTGAAACGCCGATATTTCTCACATACGCCGCCAGAAGGGCCCAATTTCCGCGGCCTCCTAACGGACGCGGGACTGCTCGGGAAACACTTCACCGGCAGCGGAGAAAACATACTTCAAACAGGAAGCACGGACTACGCCCGATTGTGCAAGCAGTGCCATGATCACTTCATGAATAGCCCCGGCCACAGAGAAAACGTCCTGGACCCGAGGTATAGTGACATGAGCATCGGAGTGGCCAAGGGCCACCTAGACGACCCAGGGTCCGGGGCCACGGTTGTGCAGATATTCCTAATTAGGGCTGCGGCGCAGTAA